The Microbacterium paraoxydans genome includes a window with the following:
- the frr gene encoding ribosome recycling factor, with translation MIADVLAETTTRMSRAVEAAKEDFSTVRTGRANPQLFQKVLVDYYGTPTPLAQLASLANQEARTLIITPYDKSALKAIEQAIRDMPNLGANPTNDGNLVRVTMPELTAERRKEYVKLVKSKAEDAKVHVRGIRRKAKDELDALKSELGEDEIARGEKELDALTRQHVDLIDDALKRKEAELLEV, from the coding sequence GTGATCGCGGACGTCCTCGCTGAAACCACCACCCGCATGTCCCGGGCCGTCGAGGCTGCCAAGGAGGACTTCTCCACGGTGCGCACGGGTCGTGCGAACCCCCAGCTCTTCCAGAAGGTGCTGGTCGACTACTACGGCACGCCGACGCCGCTGGCGCAGCTCGCCTCGCTCGCCAACCAGGAAGCGCGCACGCTCATCATCACGCCGTACGACAAGTCGGCGCTCAAGGCGATCGAGCAGGCGATCCGCGACATGCCGAACCTCGGGGCGAACCCCACGAACGACGGCAACCTCGTACGGGTCACGATGCCCGAGCTCACCGCCGAGCGGCGCAAGGAGTACGTGAAGCTCGTGAAGTCGAAGGCCGAGGACGCCAAGGTCCACGTCCGCGGCATCCGCCGGAAGGCGAAGGACGAGCTCGACGCTCTGAAGAGCGAGCTCGGCGAGGACGAGATCGCCCGCGGCGAGAAGGAGCTGGACGCGCTGACCCGTCAGCACGTCGACCTCATCGACGACGCGCTCAAGCGCAAAGAGGCCGAACTCCTCGAGGTGTAG
- the tsf gene encoding translation elongation factor Ts, protein MANFTIADLKALREQLGTGMVDTKKALEEADGDVEKATEILRLKGAKGNAKRADRSTSEGLVVAREQDGAVTLVELACETDFVAKNERFIALADKVADAVAAVKADSVEAALAAPAGDKTVEQLISEEAAIIGEKVELRRVRTVTGDSVEVYLHRTSKDLPPQIGVVVAYTGDDAATARSIAQHISFANPSYLSREDVPADAVEKEREIVTEISRNEGKPEAALPKIVEGRVAAFIKQVALLEQDYAKDNKLSVAQVAKDAGITVTDFARFKVGA, encoded by the coding sequence ATGGCCAACTTCACCATCGCCGACCTCAAGGCGCTGCGTGAGCAGCTCGGCACGGGAATGGTCGACACCAAGAAGGCGCTCGAGGAGGCTGACGGCGACGTCGAGAAGGCCACCGAGATCCTGCGTCTGAAGGGTGCCAAGGGCAACGCCAAGCGCGCCGACCGTTCGACCAGCGAGGGCCTCGTCGTCGCTCGCGAGCAGGACGGCGCCGTGACGCTCGTCGAGCTCGCCTGTGAGACCGACTTCGTCGCGAAGAACGAGCGCTTCATCGCGCTGGCCGACAAGGTCGCCGACGCCGTCGCCGCCGTGAAGGCCGACTCGGTCGAGGCCGCCCTGGCCGCTCCGGCGGGCGACAAGACCGTCGAGCAGCTCATCTCGGAAGAGGCCGCCATCATCGGCGAGAAGGTCGAGCTCCGTCGCGTGCGCACCGTCACCGGTGACAGCGTCGAGGTCTACCTGCACCGCACGAGCAAGGACCTGCCGCCGCAGATCGGGGTCGTCGTCGCCTACACGGGTGACGACGCCGCGACCGCGCGCAGCATCGCCCAGCACATCTCGTTCGCCAACCCGTCGTACCTGTCCCGCGAGGACGTTCCGGCGGACGCGGTCGAGAAGGAGCGCGAGATCGTCACCGAGATCTCCCGCAACGAGGGCAAGCCCGAGGCCGCCCTGCCGAAGATCGTCGAGGGCCGTGTCGCCGCGTTCATCAAGCAGGTCGCCCTGCTCGAGCAGGACTACGCGAAGGACAACAAGCTCTCCGTCGCCCAGGTGGCGAAGGACGCCGGTATCACCGTGACGGACTTCGCGCGCTTCAAGGTCGGCGCGTAG
- a CDS encoding phosphatidate cytidylyltransferase, giving the protein MSDESRGAEEGTPVTRREAQPDRVSDGGAPLGDASFPGFDAGSVPPRPPLPVTPPAPSVTAERLDTADHNAIREQWRQARDEFGTHVSHARDQLDQANERIKQRTGRDLVLAIVIGLAFGAALLGSLLFIKALFVPFALAAALLGVYELSRALRAAGRRVDVIPQLVAATFLVLSAYFAEPWLSWVMLFVAVAFVIVWRLLAQMVAKDGRTYGDVLTDAVIGGFIQVYVPFLAGVALILLEQEGGQWWVLSFIAIAVAADTGAYAAGLAFGRHPMAPRISPKKTWEGFGGAVVASLAAGVLLALFLLDLPWWGGVIFGAAILLSATLGDLGESMLKRDLGIKDMSSWLPGHGGLLDRLDSILLSTIPALCLYFLLSPWLVL; this is encoded by the coding sequence ATGTCCGATGAATCGCGCGGCGCCGAGGAGGGCACTCCGGTGACCCGCCGGGAGGCACAGCCGGACCGGGTCTCCGATGGGGGTGCCCCGCTCGGCGATGCGTCGTTCCCGGGATTCGACGCCGGGAGCGTGCCGCCGCGTCCACCTCTCCCCGTCACGCCTCCCGCTCCTTCCGTCACGGCGGAGCGGCTGGACACCGCGGATCACAACGCGATCCGCGAGCAGTGGCGCCAGGCGCGGGATGAGTTCGGGACGCACGTGTCGCACGCCCGCGACCAGCTCGATCAGGCCAACGAACGCATCAAACAGCGCACCGGCCGCGACCTCGTGCTCGCGATCGTGATCGGGCTCGCTTTCGGCGCCGCCCTCCTCGGATCGCTGCTGTTCATCAAGGCGCTGTTCGTCCCGTTCGCGCTGGCCGCCGCCCTCCTCGGCGTCTACGAGCTGTCCCGGGCGCTGCGGGCGGCCGGGCGCCGCGTGGATGTGATCCCGCAGCTGGTCGCGGCCACCTTCCTGGTGCTGTCCGCGTACTTCGCCGAGCCGTGGCTGAGCTGGGTCATGCTGTTCGTCGCCGTGGCCTTCGTCATCGTGTGGCGGCTGCTCGCCCAGATGGTCGCGAAGGACGGTCGCACCTACGGTGACGTGCTCACCGACGCCGTGATCGGCGGTTTCATCCAGGTGTACGTGCCGTTCCTCGCCGGCGTGGCCCTCATCCTGCTCGAGCAGGAGGGCGGCCAGTGGTGGGTGCTGAGCTTCATCGCGATCGCGGTGGCGGCCGACACCGGGGCGTACGCCGCGGGTCTGGCGTTCGGCCGGCATCCGATGGCGCCCCGGATCAGCCCGAAGAAGACCTGGGAGGGCTTCGGCGGCGCCGTGGTCGCCTCCTTGGCGGCGGGCGTGCTCCTGGCCCTGTTCCTCCTCGATCTGCCCTGGTGGGGCGGCGTGATCTTCGGGGCGGCGATCCTGCTGTCCGCGACGCTCGGCGACCTCGGCGAGTCCATGCTGAAGCGCGACCTGGGCATCAAGGACATGAGCTCCTGGCTCCCCGGCCACGGCGGTCTCCTGGATCGCCTGGACAGCATCCTGCTGTCGACCATCCCCGCCCTGTGCCTGTACTTCCTCCTCTCTCCCTGGTTGGTGCTCTGA
- the rpsB gene encoding 30S ribosomal protein S2, which yields MAVVTIRQLLDSGVHFGHQTRRWNPKVKRFILTERSGIHIIDLQQSLGYIDKAYDFVKETVAHGGTILFVGTKKQAQEILAEQATRVGQPYVNQRWLGGLLTNFSTIAKRLARMKELEELDYENPSASGFTKKELLLKKRELDKLHKSLGGIRNLTKTPSALWVVDAKREHLAIDEAKKLGIPVIGILDTNADPDDFQYPIPGNDDAIRSVSLLTRIIADAAAEGLQQKHNPESGDAEPLAEWEKELLEAPVQESADAAEVVTADDEAAVVETPAADATAADEAGAQAHDEAIAAASGEETAEVAAAEAADAK from the coding sequence ATGGCTGTGGTCACCATCCGCCAGCTGCTCGACAGCGGCGTGCACTTCGGACACCAGACCCGTCGGTGGAACCCGAAGGTGAAGCGCTTCATCCTCACGGAGCGCAGCGGCATCCACATCATCGACCTCCAGCAGTCGCTCGGCTACATCGACAAGGCGTACGACTTCGTCAAGGAGACCGTGGCGCACGGCGGCACGATCCTCTTCGTCGGCACCAAGAAGCAGGCGCAGGAGATCCTCGCGGAGCAGGCCACGCGCGTCGGCCAGCCCTACGTGAACCAGCGCTGGCTCGGCGGCCTCCTCACCAACTTCTCCACCATCGCGAAGCGTCTCGCCCGCATGAAGGAGCTCGAGGAGCTCGACTACGAGAACCCCTCCGCCTCCGGCTTTACGAAGAAGGAGCTGCTGCTCAAGAAGCGCGAGCTGGACAAGCTGCACAAGTCGCTGGGCGGTATCCGCAACCTCACCAAGACGCCGTCCGCCCTCTGGGTCGTCGACGCCAAGCGTGAGCACCTCGCCATCGACGAGGCCAAGAAGCTCGGCATCCCGGTGATCGGCATCCTCGACACCAACGCCGACCCGGACGACTTCCAGTACCCGATCCCCGGCAACGACGACGCCATCCGTTCGGTGTCGCTGCTGACGCGCATCATCGCCGACGCCGCCGCCGAGGGCCTGCAGCAGAAGCACAACCCGGAGTCGGGCGACGCCGAGCCGCTGGCCGAGTGGGAGAAGGAGCTTCTCGAGGCTCCCGTGCAGGAGTCCGCTGACGCCGCCGAGGTCGTGACCGCGGATGACGAGGCCGCCGTCGTCGAGACCCCGGCCGCCGACGCCACCGCCGCCGACGAGGCCGGTGCCCAGGCGCACGACGAGGCGATCGCCGCCGCTTCCGGTGAGGAGACCGCCGAGGTCGCCGCCGCCGAGGCCGCTGACGCCAAGTAA
- the pyrH gene encoding UMP kinase has product MTERTGRRRVLLKLSGEAFGAGQLGVNPDVVSQMAREIAAAVDRVEVAVVVGGGNFFRGAELSQRGMDRGRADYMGMLGTVMNALALQDFLEQAGAATRVQSAISMTQVAEPYIPRRAERHMEKGRVVIFGAGAGLPYFSTDTVAAQRALEIGAQEVLVAKNGVDAIYTADPNKHADAERIERVTYRDALQQGLKVVDSTAFSLCMDNNMDMRVFGMEPAGNVTRALLGEPIGTLVTA; this is encoded by the coding sequence ATGACTGAACGCACCGGACGCCGCCGCGTCCTCCTGAAGCTCTCCGGAGAGGCGTTCGGCGCCGGTCAGCTCGGCGTGAACCCTGACGTGGTCAGCCAGATGGCGCGCGAGATCGCCGCCGCGGTCGACCGCGTTGAGGTGGCCGTCGTCGTCGGCGGGGGCAACTTCTTCCGCGGCGCGGAGCTCAGCCAGCGGGGAATGGACCGCGGACGAGCGGACTACATGGGCATGCTCGGTACCGTCATGAACGCGCTCGCGCTGCAGGACTTCCTGGAGCAGGCGGGCGCCGCCACCCGCGTGCAGTCCGCGATCTCGATGACCCAGGTCGCCGAGCCCTACATCCCGCGTCGCGCAGAGCGCCACATGGAGAAGGGCCGCGTCGTGATCTTCGGCGCCGGCGCAGGCCTGCCGTACTTCTCCACCGACACCGTGGCCGCACAGCGCGCCCTGGAGATCGGCGCGCAGGAGGTGCTCGTCGCCAAGAACGGCGTCGACGCCATCTACACCGCCGACCCGAACAAGCACGCCGACGCGGAGCGCATCGAGCGCGTGACCTACCGCGACGCGCTGCAGCAGGGACTCAAGGTCGTCGACTCCACGGCGTTCAGCCTGTGCATGGACAACAACATGGACATGCGCGTCTTCGGGATGGAGCCGGCGGGCAACGTGACCCGCGCGCTCCTGGGCGAGCCCATCGGCACGCTCGTCACGGCCTGA